A genomic stretch from Onychostoma macrolepis isolate SWU-2019 chromosome 02, ASM1243209v1, whole genome shotgun sequence includes:
- the rab18b gene encoding ras-related protein Rab-18-B, which translates to MDDDVLTTLKILIIGESGVGKSSLLLRFTDDTFDPELAATIGVDFKVKTIAIDGNRAKLAIWDTAGQERFRTLTPSYYRGAQGVILVYDVTKRDTFSKLENWLNELETYCTRNDLVKMLVGNKIDKDNREVDRNEGLKFARKHSMLFIEASAKTRDGVQCAFEELVEKILQTPGLWESSIQNHGVQLSDDEQQRQGACGGYCSLV; encoded by the exons ATGGACGACGACGTGTTAACGACTTTGAAGATTTTAATTATCGGCGAGAGTGGTGTCGGTAAATCAAG TTTGCTCCTGCGCTTCACAGATGACACATTTGACCCAGAATTAGCTGCGACTATTG GTGTGGACTTTAAAGTGAAAACTATTGCAATAGATGGCAACAGAGCAAAGCTGGCCATATGG GACACGGCCGGTCAGGAGAGGTTCAGAACTCTAACACCAAGCTACTACAGAGGAGCCCAGGGTGTCATTTTGG TGTATGATGTTACAAAGCGGGACACGTTCTCAAAGCTCGAGAACTGGCTTAATGAACTGGAGACATACTGTACACGCAACGACCTGGTTAAAATGCTAGTTGGGAACAAAATCGACAAG GACAACCGTGAAGTAGACCGGAACGAAGGCTTGAAGTTTGCACGAAAACACTCCATGCTTTTTATTG AGGCTAGCGCAAAGACGCGGGATGGAGTTCAGTGTGCCTTTGAAGAACTGGTGGAAAAGATCCTGCAGACGCCGGGGCTCTGGGAGAGCAGCATCCAGAACCACGGTGTCCAGCTGTCCGATGATGAACAGCAGCGTCAGGGTGCCTGTGGGGGTTACTGCTCCCTGGTTTAA